A single region of the Leptolyngbya subtilissima AS-A7 genome encodes:
- the thrC gene encoding threonine synthase, with the protein MTLSVNPAATAVSRSLTAGLQPWPGLIEAYRSYLPVSDQTPVVTLCEGNTPLIPMPVLAQHIGKDVKVWVKYDGLNPTGSFKDRGMTMAISKAKEAGAEAVICASTGNTSAAAAAYARRGGMRAFVLIPDGYVALGKLAQALLYGAEVLAINGNFDDALTMVQELAKDYPITLVNSVNPYRLEGQKTGAFEIIDAMGDAPHWLCIPVGNAGNITAYWMGFCEYHQQRKCSRLPRMMGFQAAGAAPLVNGHVVRDPQTLATAIRIGNPASWTKAEAVRDASQGEFNAVTDAEILDAYRLLALEGVFCEPASAASVAGLLKVKDQVPAGIDIVCVLTGNGLKDPDTAIAHSNNQVKGGLNPDPDILAKAMGF; encoded by the coding sequence GTGACCCTAAGCGTAAACCCAGCCGCCACAGCCGTTTCCCGCTCTCTCACCGCCGGGCTCCAGCCCTGGCCAGGTTTGATTGAGGCCTATCGATCGTATTTACCTGTTTCCGATCAGACCCCGGTGGTTACCCTGTGCGAGGGCAACACGCCGCTGATTCCCATGCCAGTCCTAGCCCAACACATTGGTAAAGATGTAAAGGTGTGGGTCAAGTACGATGGCCTCAACCCCACTGGCAGCTTCAAGGATCGGGGCATGACCATGGCTATCTCCAAGGCCAAAGAGGCCGGGGCCGAAGCGGTAATTTGCGCCAGCACGGGCAACACCTCTGCCGCCGCTGCCGCTTACGCCCGCCGAGGCGGGATGCGTGCCTTTGTGCTGATTCCCGATGGCTATGTGGCGCTCGGCAAGCTGGCCCAGGCCTTGCTCTACGGAGCCGAAGTGCTAGCCATCAACGGCAACTTTGACGATGCGCTTACCATGGTGCAGGAGTTGGCGAAGGATTACCCCATTACCCTGGTCAACTCAGTCAATCCTTACCGCCTAGAGGGGCAGAAGACCGGGGCCTTTGAGATCATTGACGCCATGGGCGATGCCCCCCACTGGCTGTGTATTCCAGTGGGCAACGCGGGCAACATTACCGCTTATTGGATGGGATTTTGTGAGTACCATCAGCAGCGCAAGTGCAGTCGCCTACCCCGCATGATGGGCTTCCAAGCCGCCGGGGCCGCCCCCTTGGTGAATGGTCACGTGGTGCGCGACCCACAAACCCTCGCCACCGCTATTCGCATCGGTAACCCCGCTAGCTGGACCAAGGCCGAAGCGGTGCGCGATGCCAGCCAGGGTGAGTTTAACGCCGTTACCGATGCAGAAATTTTGGACGCCTACCGCCTACTAGCCCTAGAGGGGGTGTTTTGTGAACCCGCTAGCGCCGCTTCGGTAGCAGGGCTGCTGAAGGTCAAAGACCAGGTGCCCGCTGGTATCGATATTGTCTGTGTGTTGACCGGCAACGGCTTGAAAGACCCTGACACCGCGATCGCCCACAGCAACAACCAGGTCAAAGGGGGGCTGAATCCAGACCCTGATATCCTAGCCAAGGCCATGGGCTTTTAA